The Dreissena polymorpha isolate Duluth1 chromosome 9, UMN_Dpol_1.0, whole genome shotgun sequence genome contains the following window.
AAATGAGAGAATTCATAATAGGCTGTTTTTACACATACGAAAATGTTTTGATAGCGGCATAGTCGCTGTCTCTAGTCTTCTAGGCACTGGTTAGTTAATACATTTATcctcaaatatacatttaaatgtttggaTTAAACGTGTTAGTGTTTTACGTACTGTGACTGTTATATCACCGACCAATTGCATATACCTAATGTGTTTTTGTTAATATGAAACtgagaaataattgttttttcaaTATCTTACATGTTTACACAATGTCTGACCTACCATTGGATGCAGCATAAGGAACACCTTCCACCTCAACCTCACACAGAGTGAGTACATCGAGAGGAGTTCTGCGCGTAATCCGTACCCACTGTCCGAACACCGGTGTATCTAGCTCAAACGTGTACGAAACGTCCACCTGTCCCGGGTGAAATCCTTCACGCGACTGAAAACCGCGCTCCGAAAACCCGACGTAAAGCTCGACGTCTGTAAGTCTATACcctgaaatacataaaacaaaaaacacttaaTACAAAGCGGTCGTGTGCGTGTCCTATAGTATTTGACTTTCGGAATGCCCAATATTAGGGTATGCCACTAAGAACTTTCGTTTCTTTTTATTACTTTGAAATCAACACGTCTTATAAACTGCTTATATTTCAAACTCTGGATATTTCCGCCTTATTGCTCCGTTTTGCTTTGAAATTAGCATATTGCCCATAAATGGACATATGGTTATTCAATgtatagttttaatatttttgGTTGTTTGTACAGACACGCGCAACGATGGACCAGTCCTAAATAGGCAAATTATATCACTCCAGATGCATACTTGTGACATACACACTACAAATATGTGTAGGTTTCTTGTTAATCGTTATTTTCTAAACATGTTTGAATTTGATGCACCGCAAAGGGTTGTGATAATATGCACAACcaaaaacgatattgtttacaaaataacgacttaaaacatataaacaagattCCAATACAAAACATTCTATTTTGATACAACGATTAAACGATCATAAATGTTCTCACTGTATAAATATACTGGCTATAACAATTTTCCACACATCAAATGAGAACGCACGACAAGCACTTCCATGAATTATGAGTTTCACCAAATTAAAAGTACACACTTACTAAACGATTGCCTGTTGTATATCTTGACGCTTCGGATGAGGAATATCTGCTGGAGATTCACCCACCATGATGTGTTGTAAGACAACGTGTGTGCGCACGACTTGTTAGTCTCACGATCCGGTGACGTGTTCCCGTCAACGGCAAGGTCTGCTGTAGACGGTAGAGTTCCATTCCATGTGTCTGTCTGGTAGGCAGGTTTTCCAAGAGCAACGTTAACAGCGTCTGTTAAACAAACAAAGTTGGGTGAACGGTAATGTCGGCAGCACTACAAAAACATGTCGCTTACATCATATCGGTGCATCTTCATTGAAAAAGAAAACGGTGATAAAACACGCCAAAGAACTTTGGTCACTTAGTGCTCGTAGTGAGTTTCTGAAATCACAAGTTTTCCATTGTCTGTCGTCTCGGCTCTTCTGTCGGAAGGTAGATGTTTATTCGACAATACAGAAATGTGTAAACAAGTGAACGCCTTTAAAATAGTATCTTATTTGAAAGTGTACATACCAGTGTGGGCCTCTACAATGACTCTTCCATGTGTGACCCCGTGATCGCAACTGACCAGCGGAAGAGgggcacacactttgttttgacttaaatagCAACACTGCTGTAACATTAATGGTTTTAAGAACCCCTAGGTAACACATTCTTGTAACTGATTTCAAGTTATGACCTAAGTTAATACAAGTTTCTCCcgttttcaaaagtatttaaaaGACCGAGTGTCACAATGCTTGGGAAATAAATGTATCAAGTATACCTCTCGTGtcatatacaattatttacatatggtTAAAAGATAACCaaattttatatgtaaatataagaTAAGTATACAAAATAACACAAAACGATAAAATAATATCATGAATTAATAATATTTCATTGACCAACGCAATTTCATACTATTGTTCGCAAATTAATTGTGATTTctataatttgcaatttttgcaTTACAGTAATAATTCTAAGTTTCCAGacagttaaaataattaattattaagtttCCGAAAATGAATACATACAATTCACTTTTTAAAGTTAATGTCAAAAAATGTAGAGACATTATGAAAATATACCTATTTCATCTTCGTTAATATGTTTGATGATGTGTTACAGATAATTACTCCAATAGTGAACTTTGACCACAGAGAAAAAGATTAGCATCACTATACGGTAGAGTAAACCTTTAATTATTACAATTCAATTTATATATACTGCAAATGTGCTAATTGATATAACGTTGGtttaattattgtcttaaacGCCATCATATTTACTGCAATACAACTGGAGCCTATATGTCACACTTCAGATTTTGATCGGGAGCATTTTGTCTAAGATAACTTtactgaacagaacagaacagaatagtttatttcgacttaagcatatacagctcttcgtcataaacatacataagcaataacagcatgcgttatattaaatacaaaacatacatcatttcgaagaaatatcaatttaaaggaatgaaatacaacatgttttagtgaggatttcacatggatgaggttactacatagtgattacaaaatgtaaaaatgtagtttATTAATTGCAACacgtataacataattataagcatattgtctgtgtgaaaaatatataatttatcctacatatataagacattttctcgcattttaaagcattttaaacaaaacatggctagttttcttagcactattttatttgaactattaagtagttctataaacttgaacatatttggacgagatctataatactttggaatGAATTCCTTACATCAGCATAgtaaggacatttaataacaaagtgatattcatcttcGATATCATttaggttgcataaaacacattttcgttgatctctgacaatgttctggtgtttacccgtttcaataattaatttgtGAGACGAAAAACGTAATTTAGCAATGatattcctatgttttttattttcaacaatattggtTATATATGCCAGATACGCAGATCTTTCAAATATTGGTTTCAATGtcttatataaaataattgaactagatgatgttaCACTTACATTCCAGTTAGTAATATACTGATCTCGTAATCTGTGTTTTTTAAGTAACGGAATTAATTGATTAGGGTTCACGGATTCGGgaaatagccatacatcgttaaaaccggtttgtCCCGTACtctcgatgaccaattgtttgtgttattttttcgtTCAATTTCTAGTCTCTGTGatagtaaaatgtgtttaagaatacaattactCTGTTTTACTGTATATAGTTTCAAAAAGGATTTAACGATtctgacatatctgtctaaatacaaggggaatcgaccaacttcggcatatagcgataatgagtttgttgacatctttacatttaatattcttttacaaaatttacgatgaaCGCGCTCAATGTATATACTGGTATTACTAAACATTTATTAACTAGCAAAACACTAATGTTAAGAAGTATTCCAACGACCATAGCCGGTACTAAATGACAAGAAACAGTTGTTCTTGAAATGATACAAAGAAAAGCTATGATTACATTAAGCAGATTTTATTGGTTGCCTTACGAAGATcattgtgtgtattttgaagaTTACGACGTCATTCCGCGCCATTATATGTGGTCCGAGAGTTTGTCCAATCACTCATAAATAAATCACCCGATCCTGTTTTATTACCTACTACTAGTAGAAACTTATTAGACTttttagactactactactaataataaaagatGCCTATCCTACCGCGGTAAAATTTTAGTACTACTGCCAACACTAATAAAAGAAGATCACAGTTTGCCTGAATTATCTCGACCAATCAATGTAAAGCATTCATTACGGCATCAAAAATGGCAGCATGCAGTTCTGTTGCAGTACCGGCGGTATGTTCTAAATTTCTATATTTTCATCACGATTAAGTGTTCGCTTATCTACATGTTTATTAGTATTTAGCGACTGAAGACACTTACGATTGCTTTCACTGAAATATTATTTCCAGGAATTTTTTACTAGCAGCAAAACATGTCGACATCGAGAACGCTGTCTCTACAGCACGTGTAGGCCTAACCTTCATTCatgttgaattaaattaaattcatagatttaatatgtgtttaccgattgtaaaataaacatttttatgtcgatatatatatatatatatgttattatgacatattttgtgaaatgtgCGACTCGatttagccccccccccccccatttaggTGTTTCGCTGACGATCGCCACTGTCGCTACAAAATGACAAAAGGAAAGAGTTGTATCAAAGTAgcaaatttatttttatgctttgACGTTTTATGGAAGATATAAGTGAATTAAAACAATGAATAATAACAGTAAAATTCATCGATAAttatcactgttttactgtgaaatgacgtcatttttgtgacgaaatgacgtcattatttcagcaaaattctccagttaaattcgttaacattataaacaaacgttaaaaaataataaaaaaactagaaatggcgtggcagaggccgacgcgtatccccacgccgcatgtttgacccaggggcgccccagggttggtaatgggggccatgcatagttgagattgaccgtattgtcataagagatgttcagtatcaatttgaagtaaatgggtgtagaaatgaagaagtaaatgtaaaataacctaaaaaatgagtaaaaatctctgacccggccctaCCCCAACCCCCATATCTTTTGAtccaagggtcagatcaaaattcaaaatagtgcactGTGGCACATACGGTATGCTCATAggtaccatgtgtgtaagtttcaaggttctagtgctaatagtgtaggaggagatagtggccaggacggacggacatacagacggcggagataaccacataatagatttcaaaatctaaacgcggaccctaaggtcaaggtcacagtggtcaaaaatttcatgcgcatggaaaggtcttgtccagatacacatgcataccaaatatgaaagcaatatctgaatgGAAACAGTAGTAATgggcctttttcgaatcgcggtcgcagatttcgaaacctgaaaactgacaccaagttcaaggtcaaggtcataggtgTAAACAATTGTGTGCGcgtggataggtgttgtctagatacacatgcataccaaatatgaaagcaatatctgaagggacacagtagttatgagcctttttcgaatcgcggtcgcagatttcttAACTTTAaaactgaccctaagttcaaggttaaggtcacaggggtaaaaaattgtatgcgcatggataggtgttgtctagaaacacatgcataccaaatatgaaagcaatatctgaagggacacagtaatTATGAGGCTTTTTCgcatcgcggtcgcagatttcgaaacctttaatctgaccccaagttcaaggtcaaggtcacagtggtaaagaattgtatgcgcatggataggtgttgtctagatacacatgcataccaaatatgaaagcaatatctgaagggacaaagtagttatgagcctttttcgaatcgcggtcacaagaaaatctctgacctggccccatcccaaccccataacttttgatccagggctcagatcaaaattccaaatagtgcagggtcgcacatatgctcatagctaccatgtgtgtaagtttcaaggttctagtgcatataGTATAGGAGGAGATAGtcgccaggacggacggacagacgccggagataaccacaatatccacaGGCTTTTCAAACAGCGTGGGgatataaagaaaatttggagattcggtggaatatcgactttaattcactagtgatcacagaaaatatattttctcacttgtggctgcgccactcgtgaaaatattattttctatgatcactcgtgaattcatatcgatatttcaccgaatctaacaaatatcctctatatattaccATGACCGTAGACCATAAAACACTAagcgcgacttgttttctatagaaaAAGAAGGAACTCAAGTGTGGGTTGTTCTGCAATAATCATGGGCGAAgattaatgtttcgaaaatagttccgaataaataaagaaaatattgcagtaaaatgcacgtgcaaAAACCCACTctaaaagaaatataataaatgtagcgTGTATATAATTCAAATGAAACCacaaattgtatatttagtgataagtggcataaccaactacaaataatgttatttgttaaagaacgtaattaagaaaacattaatagcatgtcagctttttagtagcatcaataaacgtgacgtcattgagtttctacgatttttgtaatcaatgaaagtgacgtcatttgcaaaatatttaagaatgaaaacgacgtcatatatTTGTAGAATTCAATGCCGTCActtaatagtgaactttgtactaagaaggacGAACTATTGaaaaaagcttgaaccaaatcaatcagaatcgtgttagaatagaaataataattttctatgattgtttgttgtcaaataacctaCAGTAAAGGAGTATAGATGCATGTGATCAAATccctcgtgcttcgcactcgtaatttaattcctacgcatctaaactCCTTAGTGttggttatttgacaacaaaccatgatagaaaaaataaaagtatatttctGTCATTGCCGAAAagtgtattattcattttttatttttcatattaaagaaatttttttaatgtaattcaaCATCTAAAGCCATAAATAAACTatgaaattaacttaaataatttcGGAGATCTTCATTAGCGAAACTTTGTAACTTTTCAGATCGCTGAAGATTTATTGACAAGTACATACGTGCAAGCTGTATATAATTagcaggggtttcactgggtctAAACAGTTTTCGCCACTAAATTCGTTACTTGTAATAAGTCGGAGCCCATGTTTGTCAATAATAACAGCTTTCACAATAATTCATGTTACATTTCCTAGTTTATATATACATAGAAACCAAAGATTCCCTTTGTGTTTTAACAGTAAATTGTCAGACATCTTTCCAAACGTTTTTATGCCTTTCATGCGTATTATTTTCCCTCATTTACAATACACAccttcaaatattttataaaaagtatTATGTATATCAAGGAGTCATTTACCAGagtgttaataaaatttattttcatttgtaaataATTGGTCATTTCTGAAATGTTAATAGTGAGTTATTGCATGTTATCATAACTCGggttaaacttgattttcggctaAGGGGCATAAGGTACAAATGCGCTATACGATAGGTTTACGCAATTATCTACTTATCCAAATCAAGCACTTATTTCAACATTGCAGATGAGAATGTTAAGAATTACCCAACTGCCCCGAAACATCTACCCTTAATGTGGAATACCGCTGTCAaccataattgtttttaaattaaaattagaacaatgattttttttacactaGATGCATATTTTCAGAAAAGGCAAAGGAAGGACTTTTCAGAATTGGAGTTGGGGGTGCTGGAGGCAGCATGGCTGAAAGGCATGACTTCTACCAGAAAAGAATGCCAGCCTAAGATCCTTGAAGTGGCCACACAACTTGAAACTACATCTGAAAGAATTCAAGTAAAATACCAACCATTTAGCTAACAATTTTACATGACTATGGGTagttttatacccccacaaacgaagtttagggggtatataggagtgaacttgtctgtctgtcggtcggtccgtattaagtgtccgctctctaattcaagttgttttcatccgatcttcaccaaacttggtcagatgttgtatctagaggatgtgtaggccaagttcgaacatgggtcatggcaggtcaaaaactaggtcacggggtcacttagtgcgttttaaacattgatcatTTACACATTGatcatgttgtctgctctctaattcaagtagttttcatccgatcttcaccacacttggtcagaagttgtatctagatgatgtgtaggtcaagttcgaacatgtgcCATGCAGGGTCAACAAccaggtcagggggtcacttagtgcgttttaaacattgagcatgttgtccgcttttTTTTGCGAAGACATCATGCAAATATTCtatgtcaatgcagcatgtgggggttttagtcacgtctgtgacaagtCTCTAGTTAGCTTTTGTAATCGCCTGTTTGCTGTCGTGTTTCGTCAACAtttaacttgttaacactcttaaggcCACAATTgtttccaatcttaatgaaacttggttagaatataTTTCacatgatatcttggctgagttcgaaGCTAGGGCGCGTAGTATTAGAAACTAGGTCAAActaaaaaaaactatattgttaacagtctagaggtCAAATTATAGTGACAGTCGGAACACTAATGCTGATGATGTCTCAGTTGAGTTTGATATTCCGATTCGTCGAAAAACAGGGGACCGACAGATTTCAttttatggctatagagaaaccttgtgaacacttcacatgttatatttaaagtaaatctttatttaactttacagggctcaacattaaaagttgtcctattgcccctggcaagtaaaagttgggtcagGGCAAGTTATCTTATAttctagttgtccgcccaggcaagtgcaaaaaagaacaaagagcattaaatttagacttaaattagactttaattgctgtaatcattttattaaatgttcaaaaataaaaaggttgtgtggtgtatcattttgatgtttattaaaaaaatatgaggtttacagttaatgtgatatttcatgtttgggcaagtggctttacgttcagggcaagttgattttctaagtacttgcccggcaggacaagttggtttttaggttaagccctgctttattaaaacattttttctttggAAATGATATTTCAGCCAAGTTTTAAAAATGGTTGTTGCTCGTTGGAAAACATGTACTCGTGACATGTTttgaacactctggaagtcacattttagtgCTATCTTCATGACCcgtagtcagaacatttgttcttttaagtttgaaactgggtcacatgagCTTAAAACCTAGGTCATTAGTTCATATTTATGAAAAAGCTTGATAGCACTCTTAAATCCGCATGCTTTGTTCTACTGATATTTTCCGTGCAAATAGAAAAATGTGCATAGAAATCAACttaaaaaatatgtactttattaTTCTTAATTCGACCGTTTCACTTTATTTCTCAGTTGAGTCTCGTAAGGCCTAGGGTCATCTAGTTGTATTACCTTTCAAAAGGGGCAGGTCCGTGCAAATAGAAAATACTAGTAACTAATTTTACTAGTTACACATGTAGGGATGTTTGTAAACGAGTTATACTTGGTAATCCTTAAATAGTATTAATTTCATGGATATGTAGTTATTATAGTCATACAAATTTATCATCGCTTTTAGGCATGGATTGGCAACAAGAGGTCAAAAATGAAAAACACCAACTCAACGTTCAAACAATACCAGAGAGATAGAAAAAGAGTCTACAAGAGCGGGCCAAATGCATACGCCATGTTCGTGAGCACTCAAAAACGAGGTAATGTCGCTGTAATTTAACGTTTGAAATCAAAAGTATATGTTATGTATATTACAAATATTACTTATAGACTCCACTTGTTTTGTAAGTAAAGAACATACAATACGAAAAACATGTATGGATAAAATGTGgcaaacatattttaagttcCATATATGAAGaatgttaaaaaaatcttttGTGAACTTGCTTACGCAACGtatgtaggaaaagtgcagttcATCAGAATGAAAACTCTTGCGTAATAAtaacagttatatatatatatatatatatcaatatacaaTCAATTACCGTTTATTATATTTGAATGCTTATCTTTATCTGGGCCTTTACTGACAATGATTTCAGGTATCAATATTTGACTAAATTCAATGTTAATGCACGTATGAAGCTTGCACTGATGAGAATACGCTCAAGTCTGGCTTCGATACCATAAAATTTACTGTAAATTTTTGCGCATTAAACTTTGTTGGGGCTCAACACCTTGTAACCCTTAAACATACGCTTtcacaaaattgaagaaaaacacTTTAAGATAAAATAAAGTCTTAATAACAGGTTCAAAGGATAAGAAAGAGTTCTTCAAGGAAACGTCCGAAGCCTGGCGAAACCTTGATGAGCATACAAAAAAGCAGCTAACAGAGGAAGCTGAAAAAATCCGCCACAAACCACACGAGAAGGCCGATATTAAAGAAGTTGTGAAACAACAGATGCGAATTATATCAGATgcagtataatatatatatatatattatcttgatttttaagaatttgcatatatcattttgcataGTATGTATGACACAATAGAAGTAGATGATCTGTAGCTTTTTAAATATGGTAACCATATGCTAAATCTGCAGTTTATTCAACGATGATTTCCGGACGTGTAATTAATTGTCCTTAGTATAtagttaaaattataattataacaatattctTAATAATTGTTGTACAGTTGTATTCTACGTTAATTTCAGTATGTTGTTTGAAAAGAACATTAACAAAATTGAAGCATACCATTAACACAGACGGTATTTCAATGTTGAAGGCTAACTAATTTTACACTGCACTATTCAGAATAATTTCACCATAATAGACAATTTAAGAGGACGTGAGTCATTTCATGTAAAACACAACATCATAATTTCCGGACTTCTTTTTCAACACCCAATTACCTGGATGATAATTTATCTTAAAATGAAGTAaatttattgatatattaaacatttttatgttaatattgtaCTTTAAATATCgctatatttgttattttttgttttgtctgATACGCAAAGTAAGCAAGTCGTATTATTCCGATGTCCCATCTGTTATGCAAGTAATACTTAGCACTGGTCTATTAATATGAATGATTTGGGTATGAAACCCAAATTTGTGTGTAATTAGAATTTAAAATTCACGTAACTGAATAATTATTGTGCAGACAATAGCAAATGCTTAATCTTGGAAAAAAATCATACGATGAAGCGAAATTAATCAATTAGAAGCCGTTAGCTTAGCTTTGTAATTAGAAtaagttataattgtaatattttgtacaaataactAAAATAATAGAAGGCAGCTATAACTCTTCAATTTGACCTGTATTTTTACAGTCTGCAGTATTGAACTCGGTTGGGTACCATTTTGGTGGGATAGGCATGGATGCCAACGGAAGCTCAGTGATTGCAGTAGGGACTGAAAAGGCCCTGAACTTCTTCACGCCTGTTTCCATAGAAAACGATTTAAGGACCTTTCTGAACATCACAGGTACCGGTTGACATCTACTGAATGCATCAGAAACAATCTATTGCTGGAGGATTAAAAATCACTTTTAAGGGACTTTTTGATGGGGTATTGTTCGGGAGCATCACTGCCATAATTATCAATTTGTAATATAATCAGGTCATCAAAGTTAGCTTAGCTTAATAGTTATGACAATATAATACCCATGATTGCATTTTTAAATTCCATTCTTGTAAAAATACGTGAAATATCCCGTATTTTTCCACTTAATAAATAACATTGTCGCTTTACAATATCATTgtaaaatattgacacaatatacacaTTTGGAAAATAGCAACCAAAAATCATTTGGTAACATAACTCTGATAAGTGATGTACAAATTGATATGACATTTAAGCTTTTTTgcgtatttttaattaattgggTGTTATTTTTCATTCGAATGTTTTGAagaacattttgtttgtaaagcTCCACTTACATGTATTTCCAATATCTTCATggaaattttttaattaaacctATTGTTGTATGCATGCAGTATTAAAAGTAAAGTAGCCTATCTAGTTGCTGACATTGAGATGTCTTCCTTTTTATATATGATCACAGCTGTTAAATGATCCATTTGAAGTGTGGTCTGTATCGAATAGAAGTTacaatgttttttaagaaaattactcATACAATCATGTTAAAAAGGAAGACATCTCAATGTCAgcaaacttttctggatcctgcgaatactttaaaagttcttcatattttttcaggaaacttaaaacatggatagatggcaatattgagattatgcatgtcatttcattgatTCCTACGTCGAAAATTCTAGTTGCTATtgtaaaaatgtatgttaaaaataCTCACCG
Protein-coding sequences here:
- the LOC127846418 gene encoding uncharacterized protein LOC127846418 is translated as IYIYIYAVNVALGKPAYQTDTWNGTLPSTADLAVDGNTSPDRETNKSCAHTLSYNTSWWVNLQQIFLIRSVKIYNRQSFRYRLTDVELYVGFSERGFQSREGFHPGQVDVSYTFELDTPVFGQWVRITRRTPLDVLTLCEVEVEGVPYAASNGVRYEVFKGYVHTGTAIDVSGNVRSKLDCTSRCPNTKNCISTHYNKATLTCSQFDDLAFKQGDVNFDVIAVNSIAITETSRAQLFET